Below is a genomic region from Miscanthus floridulus cultivar M001 chromosome 1, ASM1932011v1, whole genome shotgun sequence.
CGGGAGGAAGCCGTCCACGCGGACCACCGACGGCTTCTCCAAGCTCCCGAACGGACTCTCCTGCCACGTCATCGTACACGTTCATTCCGTACGTACGTCAGGCTTTTGTGATTTgtgatgatgagcatgcatgCGCGACGAGACGAGACAGCAAAAGCAAGGAACGCCGCAGACATGATGATAGATTGATTCAGTGAGTAGTAAGTGTACGTACCGTGGCGTTGGCCGGCGGCGAGGCAAGAGGCGAGGCGAGCTCGCCGCCGTCCTGCGACGACATCCGACTCCGACGCTGCTGCTTCCAGAACGCCTCCACTTCCTCCTTAGTCAGCGAACGGTTCCGGCGCGCGTGAACTGATCAGTATTTTACATCAGAGTTCCAGCAGAGAGCTCTAGATCGAGACTAGAGGGATGTGCCCACCTTCTTCCGCGTACCTTTCTTGCCGTCGTCGCCAAGAACCGGCGAGTCCCAGCCAGACATGAGAGACCCCATCTTGCGTCCCACCAGCACGAGAGCACGAAACTATTCACGGTTGCAGAAACTCAGCCCGTGACTGAGAGTGACAGAGCCTTATGATCTTTCAGTTCACACAAACTGGATGAGTACGAGGCAGTAGTGTGTAGTGGTGATCGATAAGCCTCGGCGTCAGGTGGTCGTTTCTATTTTTATATACGCCGTGGGGCTTGACTTttgaggcggcggcggctgcagagCACACAGGATTAGCAGCCGAGCACACGGGTTTCTTCATTTGTACGCGTGGACGGAAGATATCATCATCATGTCACGACAGGCGGGTGAGTGTCCGTCCCTATCTCTGATAATCCTAGTACTGAAAATTGTTATTATTCCCCAGTTATTTTGTTCATAATTCTTAGCACACTACTGCTGCTACGGCCGGATCGTC
It encodes:
- the LOC136480951 gene encoding uncharacterized protein, with the protein product MGSLMSGWDSPVLGDDGKKVHARRNRSLTKEEVEAFWKQQRRSRMSSQDGGELASPLASPPANATESPFGSLEKPSVVRVDGFLPGGGPGDDDAADSPSRSRDWWTRSSWAFLNEPPQEEPSARAQRYTPQFHVARIATTGDA